The genomic stretch GTACACGGCCGGCCGGCGTCGCGGCGGAGGAGAGCGTGGGAGCGAGTGCGGCAGCGGTCGCGAGACCGGCGGCTGCACCGAGGAAGCTGCGTCGATCGATGGTCGTCATGGCGGATGCCACCCCATGCGGGACGTCGCCGGCGGTCACGCCTGAAATTCACTCGACGCGTCGACTCCAGCCACGGCTCGGAACCGCACGTGCGGACTCCGGCCCACGCAAACGCGAAAAGCCCGCACTCCGATCGAGTGCGGGCGATGCTTCGAAACGGAGCGAACGAAAAGGACTCAAACCTTCCGAGCCGGCTCGTCGGACGCGTAGGCGCGCTCGTCGCGCAACCACTGCTCGATCGCTTCGCGACTCTCGCCCGTACGACGCTGGATGCGGCCGAGGAGTTCGTCCTCTTTCCCTTCGACGTAATCGAGGTCGTCGTCGGTGAGGTTCGCCCAGCGCTGCTTCATTTTCCCTTTCGCGATCTTCCAGTTTCCTTTGAATATGTCTTTGTTCATGGACTTCGGGAGCGCATCGCTCGTGCCAGTCCTCCGCCTCCGCGGGAAGCACGCACCTGCATGCGCGGATTCGGTGCACCGTGCACCGACCGAGCGCGCTCCATCAGGCGCACTGCATCGCGTTTCTCTCGTTCGTTCGTATCGAACAACCGCTCATGGAAATCGGAATCGACAGCTTCGTAGCCTCGCACCACTCCGGTCCGACCGGCGACGTCGAACGCGTCCGGCAACTGCTGGAGCAGATCGAACTCGCCGATCGCGAGGGACTCGACGTGTTCGGCATCGGTGAGCATCACCGGCCGGACTACGTTTCTTCCGCCCCCGCCGTGCTCCTCGCCGCGGCCGCGGCCCGCACGTCCCGCATCCGCCTGGCCAGCGCGGTCACCGTGCTCGGCACCGAGGATCCCGTCCGCGTGTTCCAGCAATTCGCCACCGTCGATCTGGTCGCGCGCGGACGCGCCGAGATCGTCGCCGGTCGGGGATCGTTCGTCGAATCGTATCCACTTTTCGGATGCGATCTCGAAGACTACGATGCACTCTTCGCGGAAAAACTCGAGCTGCTGCTTCGCCTTCGCTCGTCCACCCGCGTCTCGTGGTCGGGACGCTTCCGGCCGCCGATCGACGACCGTGGAGTCTACCCGCGTCCCGCCCAAGAGCGATTGCCCGTATGGATCGCCTCGGGCGGAACACCCGCCTCGATCGCACGCGCGGCTCGTCTCGGCTTACCCGTGGTCGTCGCGATCATCGGTGGGCAACCGGCCCAGTTTCGTCCCCTCTTCGATCTTTATCGCTCGACCGCGTCGGCTCATGCGTCTCCCGGAGCCGACCATCGCCTCGGCCTCCACTCGATCGGTTTCGTCGCCGACACGGACGCGCAGGCCCGCGAAACCTTTTGGCCCGGCTGGCGCGACGTGTTCACACGGTTGGGACGGGAGCGCGGATGGGCACCACCGACGCGCGCCCAATTCGAAGCCCAATGCGATCCGCACGGCGCGCTCGTGGTCGGAAGCCCGGAGACGGTCACTGCCAAGCTCCTGGCCACTCGACATGCGCTCGGAGGGCTCGATCGCGTGAACGTGGTCCTCGACAACGCATTGCTCACGCACGAGCAGACGATGCACGCGACCCGTTTGCTCGCCACGCGCGTCGCCCCCGCCCTACGCGCGGCTGTCGACTAGAGCTCCGCCATCCATCGGGCACACAACTCCGTCCAGTGCTGCAGTCGCCCGCGGCCCACCGCGAGCGAGTAGCCGTGTCCACCGTACGGATACACGTGCAACTCCGCGGCGACGCCGCGCTCGAGCAACGCTCCGTAGAAGAGAAGACTGTTGCGCACGGGAACCGCCCCGTCGTCGCCGGAATGGAGAAGAAACGTGGGCGGAGTCGCTGGCGAGACGTGAAGCTCGTTCGAATACCGGCGGGCGAGTTCCTCGTCCGGATCTTCGCCCAACAAGTTCCTCCGCGAGCCGCCGTGCGTCGTCTCGCCCATCGTGATCACCGGGTAGATCAGGATCATGAAGTCCGGTCGCGATCCGAAGCGTTCCACGAGATCCGCCGATGTTGCATCACCGTCGTCGAACTTGGTCCCCGCCGTCGACGCGAGGTGACCACCTGCGGAGAATCCCATGATACCGACTCGAGCCGGATCGATGCCCCACGCCGACGCGTTCGCACGAGTCGTGCGGATCGCACGTTGCGCGTCGAGCAGCGGTGTTTGCCACTTCCGATGCTCCACCGCACCGTCCACCGGGAGACGGTAGGTCAACACGATCGCCGCGATGCCGCGGCTGTTGAGCCAACCCGCGATGTCGGTGCCTTCCCAATCGTAGGCGAGCCCGCCGTATCCACCGCCTGGACACACCACGACAGCTTGCCCGGTCGCCGCACCACGCGACGGAAGGCGAACCTCGATTTGCGGATCCCGCACGTGGCGAACCCAAGTGATGTTCCCCTCGGCGACGCGCTCGGGTGCGGCACCGTCGGGTTGGCGATTGGGTGGAGGACCATCCCAGAGGGGAAGGACGAGCGGGTTTTCGGCGGTCATGGCGGGGATTGCGGACGCGAGAAGAACGCAGACGACGACGAACGACGAGTAGGGTTTCACGACGACTCAGACTCGCGGCCAATGACGCGGAGGCGACCCCGGAGTGCGTGCGTCTCGCTCGCACAGGAGAATTGCCGGAGGTCGTTGCACCAGTCCACGAAGCGTCGCGGTTCGCGCTGCGAATCGCACGATCCAGCACAGGTCGAGGCCGCCCAGCGGAGCCTTCGATGTGCTCTCAAGTCGCTCCCATCCAGCCACTAAGGGTTCGATTCACTTCGGGTGGCACGACCGTTGCGAACGAGAGCGAGCAACGTAACTCCCCATGAATCACGTGCCCGCAATCCCGCCACCCCGCTCCGCCTCGTTCGAGTTCGCACCTCCGCGTCTCTGGCGCACCCCGGACCTGCCCTCCCTGCGCGCGACGACGGCACGCGTCTTCAGGCGTCCCTCTCCTCCGAGTTTCGCCCGAGTCCGCTCTCCTTCTTCTTCGTCGCACAGCCTGAGAGTCCTTCTCGACCAACTCGGCTGAGTATTCGAGCAAACAAACGCTCCTTCCGCATCAAC from Opitutales bacterium ASA1 encodes the following:
- a CDS encoding CsbD family protein, encoding MNKDIFKGNWKIAKGKMKQRWANLTDDDLDYVEGKEDELLGRIQRRTGESREAIEQWLRDERAYASDEPARKV
- a CDS encoding LLM class flavin-dependent oxidoreductase → MHRPSALHQAHCIAFLSFVRIEQPLMEIGIDSFVASHHSGPTGDVERVRQLLEQIELADREGLDVFGIGEHHRPDYVSSAPAVLLAAAAARTSRIRLASAVTVLGTEDPVRVFQQFATVDLVARGRAEIVAGRGSFVESYPLFGCDLEDYDALFAEKLELLLRLRSSTRVSWSGRFRPPIDDRGVYPRPAQERLPVWIASGGTPASIARAARLGLPVVVAIIGGQPAQFRPLFDLYRSTASAHASPGADHRLGLHSIGFVADTDAQARETFWPGWRDVFTRLGRERGWAPPTRAQFEAQCDPHGALVVGSPETVTAKLLATRHALGGLDRVNVVLDNALLTHEQTMHATRLLATRVAPALRAAVD